A DNA window from Aquarana catesbeiana isolate 2022-GZ linkage group LG01, ASM4218655v1, whole genome shotgun sequence contains the following coding sequences:
- the LOC141124380 gene encoding uncharacterized protein — protein sequence MKVVSDYYTNLYSPKETDTQAADRFLSELFARSIRRNPEIRGITAPGPDRREVKCSLYMDDVTVFCADRRSIDTLAQTCEDFGQASGAKVNCGKSEVMLFGKWFLPSSAPIPFSVKTDFIKILGVWFGAEGAALKSWEERLSKMRQKFGLWSLRELTIEGKTLVLRSEILPVLQYLAQAWPPRVNTCKAITRAVFHFIWSSKMDRVKRAVMFKEPLKGGKGVPDIATLLRVCFACNCIRRTLVDRTVDSGGNSMSRFFLLPLWRTLGWDKWDSSIPYNWDTPWYYLDTFKFIKELGLHGVKPDLWKPKTIHKLIRASDIVETVPGLPSATCKVVWRNVSSKRLTNRHKDLAWMAIQGGLPLRTFMHARNLCRYRHCPFCIIQEETALHVFWECPFAQDLLRALEPELKDFVPQTAITHFGVLNGLFCGTHSQEDIDGAWRVLCCFKDALWCARKRLIHQRERMSIEDCRRLVHSLLRDYHLMDFKEEEEV from the exons atgaaagtggtcagcgactactacaccaacctctactccccgaaagaaacggacacacaggcggccgacaggttcctgtcag agctcttcgcccgaagcatcagacggaacccagagatcagagggatcaccgcaccaggaccggacagacgggaggtcaagtgctcactctacatggacgacgtgacggtgttctgtgctgaccggcgctccatcgacacactcgcccagacctgtgaggacttcggccaagcttcaggggcaaaggtcaactgcgggaagtcagaggtcatgctcttcggaaagtggttcctgccttcttctgcaccaattcctttcagcgtcaagacggacttcatcaaaatccttggggtctggtttggagctgagggcgcagccctgaagtcctgggaggaaagactgtcaaagatgcgacagaagtttggactttggagcctcagagaactcaccatcgaaggcaaaacactggtactccgcagcgagattctccctgtgttgcagtacctcgcccaggcctggccccctcgggtcaacacctgtaaggccatcaccagggcggtgtttcacttcatctggagctccaaaatggacagagtgaagcgggcggttatgttcaaggaacccctcaagggcggtaagggcgtgcccgacatcgctacactattgagggtgtgctttgcttgtaactgcatccgcaggacattggtggacagaactgtggactctggtggtaactctatgtcccgttttttcctcctgcctctttggaggacccttggatgggacaaatgggacagctccatcccctacaactgggacacgccttggtactacttggacaccttcaagtttattaaggagctggggctacatggagtgaagcccgacttgtggaagccaaaaactatccacaagttgatcagagcatcggacattgttgagactgttccaggcctcccttcagccacttgtaaagtggtctggaggaatgtttcttcaaagagactcaccaacaggcacaaagatctggcatggatggcaatccaaggggggctgccactcaggacatttatgcatgccagaaacctgtgtagatacaggcactgccccttttgcatcatccaggaggaaactgctctgcatgttttctgggagtgcccctttgcacaggacctgttgagggccctggaacctgaactcaaagactttgtaccacagactgcaatcacacactttggtgtgttgaacggactcttctgtggaactcattcacaggaggacattgacggtgcctggcgggtgctgtgttgctttaaggacgctttatggtgcgccagaaagcgcctcatccaccagcgggagaggatgtccatcgaggactgtcgcagactggttcacagtctgctcagagactatcacctgatggacttcaaggaggaagaggaggtctga